A section of the Hyphomicrobiaceae bacterium genome encodes:
- a CDS encoding iron-sulfur cluster assembly protein has translation MEDVESGSATAQVSNRLDDVWEKLSSVVDPELDEPVTDMKFISSVDVDDEHVVHVGFRLPTYWCAANFAFMMAEDMRSAIMALPWVKEARIVLADHMYADKINTGISQGHSFAETFGSEANGNLEEVRHTFLVKAYQRRQEALMQHLLKIGLPVSCVASMSMRELTDIRLKSEGRTLVNRYIERRDVVGSFDDCSKAFLTADGQEIDPDSMIAYLGALRRVKANAEFNGALCRGLLAVRFDMETPLSARKPHCDASKSASAEP, from the coding sequence ATGGAGGATGTTGAGTCCGGGTCGGCTACGGCGCAAGTATCCAATCGGCTAGACGACGTCTGGGAAAAGCTTAGCAGCGTCGTGGATCCGGAGCTGGACGAGCCTGTGACCGACATGAAGTTCATTAGCAGCGTCGATGTGGACGACGAACATGTCGTCCATGTCGGCTTCCGTCTGCCCACCTATTGGTGCGCGGCGAACTTCGCGTTCATGATGGCCGAGGATATGCGTTCGGCCATCATGGCGCTCCCGTGGGTCAAGGAAGCACGCATCGTTCTCGCCGATCACATGTATGCCGATAAGATCAACACCGGCATTTCGCAAGGCCACTCGTTTGCGGAAACTTTCGGCAGCGAAGCGAACGGTAATCTGGAAGAGGTGCGGCATACCTTCCTGGTGAAGGCGTACCAGCGCCGCCAGGAAGCGCTAATGCAGCATCTTTTGAAAATCGGGTTGCCGGTCTCGTGCGTGGCTTCCATGTCCATGCGTGAGCTGACCGACATTCGTCTCAAATCTGAGGGACGCACTCTCGTTAATCGCTATATCGAGAGACGCGACGTCGTCGGGTCATTCGACGATTGTTCGAAGGCGTTTCTGACCGCGGACGGACAAGAGATTGATCCCGATAGTATGATCGCCTATCTGGGCGCGCTTCGTCGCGTCAAAGCCAACGCTGAGTTCAATGGTGCCCTGTGCCGTGGACTTCTCGCGGTGCGCTTCGACATGGAAACCCCTCTCTCGGCGCGCAAAC